A portion of the Osmia lignaria lignaria isolate PbOS001 chromosome 15, iyOsmLign1, whole genome shotgun sequence genome contains these proteins:
- the Ca-alpha1D gene encoding ca[2+]-channel protein alpha[[1]] subunit D isoform X5, translating into MSAGGDGGSGLGPPELPGAQPTAATPPILGQHRNPQSGQDGQPATALSQTGQTLGTNTGAAKSATKRPARRGGKPPPDRPVRALFCLPLKNPLRKMCIDVVEWKPFEWLILMTIFANCVALAVYTPYPFGDSNLTNQYLEKIEYIFLVIFTVECVMKIIAYGFVAHPGAYLRNGWNILDFSIVVIGMVSTVLSILMKEGFDVKALRAFRVLRPLRLVSGVPSLQVVLNSILRAMIPLLHIALLVLFVIIIYAIIGLELFSGKMHKTCRHNVTDAIMEEPVPCGDGGFQCDNVGPDYYCSKQFWEGPNWGITNFDNFGLAMLTVFQCVTLEGWTDVLYSIEDAMGSSWQWIYFISMVILGAFFVMNLILGVLSGEFSKEREKAKARGDFHKLREKQQIEDDLRGYLDWITQAEDIEPETDEPKMQDGKSKQQSEMESTDQLEGDEEGVQQESVWRRKKRDFDRVNRRMRRACRKAVKSQVFYWLIIVLVFLNTGVLATEHYNQPHWLDDFQEITNMFFIALFSMEMMLKMYSLGFQGYFVSLFNRFDCFVVIGSITEMILTNTQVMPPLGVSVLRCVRLLRVFKVTKYWKSLSNLVASLLNSIQSIASLLLLLFLFIVIFALLGMQVFGGKFNFSELQDKPRHNFDSFWQSLLTVFQILTGEDWNAVMYDGIRAYGGVASFGMLACFYFIILFICGNYILLNVFLAIAVDNLADAESLTAIEKEAEEEAKKNKSHSASPARDEESGEQGDGGEGTGGEDEGGGTDLEHDPNETMEDYEAALDTETSEKSEDMNTHAKVRLNIEESDEEVEEEEEVEQNEMHDDGTEQGVSARPRRMSEFNMATKRQPIPPASAFFIFSQTNRIRVFCHWLCNHSYFGNVILVCIMISSAMLAAEDPLSASSYRNQILLNFDYFFTTVFTIEIWLKMISYGFIIHDGAFCRSAFNLLDLLVVCSSLISMSFSSGAFSVVKVLRVLRVLRPLRAINRAKGLKGKFFLCTDASKMTKDECQGTYLEFENGNINKPVMKERSWCQNRFHFDDVAKAMLTLFTVSTFEGWPSLLDVSIDSNKEDHGPIHNFRPIVAAYYIIYIIIIAFFMVNIFVGFVIVTFQNEGEQEYKNCELDKNQRNCIEFALKAKPVRRYIPKHRIQYKVWWFVTSQPFEYTIFTLIMINTVTLAMKFYRQPEIYTEALDVLNMIFTAVFALEFIFKLAAFRFKNYFGDAWNVFDFIIVLGSFIDIVYSEVNPGSTIISINFFRLFRVMRLVKLLSRGEGIRTLLWTFIKSFQALPYVALLIIMLFFIYAVIGMQVFGKIAIDDDTSIDRNNNFQSFPQAVLVLFRSATGEAWQEIMMDCSAQPGKVMCDPNSDEFNNQNGCGSDIAFPYFISFYVLCSFLIINLFVAVIMDNFDYLTRDWSILGPHHLDEFIRLWSEYDPDAKGRIKHLDVVTLLRKISPPLGFGKLCPHRVACKRLVSMNMPLNSDGTVLFNATLFAVVRTSLRIKTEGNIDDANSELREVIKKIWKRTSPKLLDQVVPPPGGDDEVTVGKFYATFLIQDYFRRFKKRKEQEMKDGDKECHNTVTLQAGLRTLHEAGPELKRAISGNLEELLDDNPEPMHRRNHSLFGSVWSSMRKGHHSFNRARSLKVNSTTKASPTNSIDFLPYSSLQRTGGPDAPNQITARSHQVVPNVAGGLSDSAMNQMGIDAKLTGIEENIPLRPLAGFGNPVQQQSTTYHPSYKVVDVQDGIERQLTPPTPPPRRNPPLSAEPAIVLLSSSKSASATPSIATCTNTSTATTSPSSNGTSSSNGTRCYYSYATRPCCVDCAVWSNHAAIDREDGDSSAGSEFSESDGSRGSEGSEEIGSDEGEEVGAGGGRGEGGEGGEGGGSGESSSWSDSEKLGRRGGSLRQEIGAASRSRARGRRGLSSLVGKSAPSSFRKRDPNGGGQSSSSTTSASTGFAQSVANGLKLAQTQAIAVAGFLADVDDSRHDRVCASCLSHRAYQGRVSWAGESNGSIGAERLSHSLPGSPADRKPNFEVIGSAESLVGRVLVEQGLGKYCDPEFVRYTSREMQEALDMTREEMDRAAHQLLLQERRGQPLSYQLQQGPEQPWTLPGYQQMQPSTGIGYQPLQEQQPTTGSRQYRPYYRGAGASPGTATGQATLSDPATQQQQPPPS; encoded by the exons ATGAGCGCGGGGGGGGATGGGGGCTCGGGGTTGGGCCCCCCTGAGCTGCCGGGGGCCCAGCCGACTGCCGCGACCCCCCCCATCCTCGGGCAGCACCGGAACCCCCAATCTGGCCAGGACGGACAGCCAGCTACAGCACTGTCGCAAACGGGCCAGACACTCGGGACCAACACCGGTGCCGCCAAATCCGCAACCAAGAGGCCGGCTCGAAGGGGCGGTAAACCTCCGCCCGATAGGCCTGTCAGGGCCCTTTTCTGTCTACCCCTCAAGAATCCTCTGCGAAAAATGTGCATCGACGTCGTCGAATGGAA ACCTTTCGAGTGGCTTATTCTCATGACGATATTCGCGAACTGCGTTGCCCTGGCAGTCTACACACCATACCCGTTCGGTGATTCTAATTTGACCAACCAATATTTG GAAAAAATAGAGTATATATTTCTTGTGATTTTTACGGTCGAGTGCGTGATGAAGATCATCGCTTACGGTTTCGTGGCTCATCCTGGAGCTTACCTTCGGAACGGATGGAACATATTAGATTTCTCGATAGTAGTCATAGG AATGGTGAGCACGGTGTTGTCGATACTAATGAAAGAAGGCTTCGACGTGAAAGCGCTGAGGGCTTTTCGAGTATTACGACCCCTTAGGCTGGTTTCCGGAGTACCGA GTCTTCAAGTGGTCTTAAACTCTATTTTGAGAGCGATGATACCCCTTCTACATATCGCTCTGCTCGTTCTATTCGTCATCATTATTTACGCTATCATTGGCCTCGAGCTGTTCTCTGGCAAAATGCATAAAACATGCAGGCATAATGTGACTG ACGCGATAATGGAAGAGCCAGTTCCTTGCGGAGACGGCGGCTTTCAGTGCGACAACGTTGGGCCCGATTACTATTGTAGCAAACAATTTTGGGAGGGTCCAAACTGGGGTATCACGAATTTCGACAACTTTGGCCTTGCCATGTTGACGGTCTTCCAATGTGTCACGCTCGAGGGTTGGACGGACGTACTTTATAGC ATCGAAGACGCGATGGGAAGCTCGTGGCAATGGATCTATTTCATTTCTATGGTCATACTTGGAGCTTTCTTCGTGATGAACCTGATTCTCGGTGTGCTGTCCGG CGAGTTCtctaaagagagagagaaagcaaaGGCGAGGGGTGACTTCCACAAACTCAGGGAGAAGCAACAAATCGAGGACGATCTGAGGGGTTATCTGGATTGGATCACGCAGGCGGAGGACATCGAGCCGGAAACCGACGAGCCGAAAATGCAAGACGGCAAAT CGAAACAGCAAAGCGAGATGGAGAGCACGGATCAGCTGGAGGGTGACGAGGAAGGAGTTCAACAAGAATCCGTGTGGAGGAGAAAAAAGCGGGACTTTGATAG AGTGAACAGGAGAATGAGAAGGGCCTGTAGAAAAGCCGTCAAGTCGCAGGTTTTCTACTGGTTGATCATAGTATTGGTTTTCCTGAACACCGGAGTTCTGGCGACCGAACACTACAATCAACCGCATTGGTTGGATGATTTTCAAG AGATCACGAACATGTTTTTTATCGCGCTGTTCTCCATGGAGATGATGCTGAAGATGTACAGTTTAGGATTTCAA GGTTACTTTGTCTCGCTGTTTAATCGTTTCGATTGCTTCGTGGTGATCGGCTCGATCACCGAGATGATCCTTACGAACACACAGGTGATGCCACCCTTAGGCGTCTCCGTTCTCCGTTGCGTCCGATTACTCAGGGTATTCAAAGTGACAAA atATTGGAAGTCGCTGTCGAATTTGGTGGCTTCTCTGTTGAATTCGATACAGTCGATCGCGTCTCTGTTGCTTCTACTCTTCCTCTTTATAGTGATCTTTGCTCTTCTCGGCATGCAG GTATTTGGTGGAAAGTTCAATTTTAGCGAGTTACAGGACAAACCTCGTCACAATTTCGACAGTTTCTGGCAAAGTTTGTTGACGGTGTTTCAA ATATTGACAGGCGAGGATTGGAACGCCGTAATGTACGATGGTATCAGAGCTTACGGAGGCGTAGCCAGCTTCGGCATGCTTGCCTGTTTTTATTTCATCATTCTGTTTATATGCGGTAATT ATATTCTACTGAACGTCTTCTTGGCCATCGCTGTCGATAACCTCGCGGATGCCGAGTCATTGACTGCCATCGAAAAGGAAGCCGAAGAAGAG GCCAAGAAGAATAAATCTCACAGTGCCTCGCCAGCTAGGGACGAAGAGAGCGGGGAACAGGGTGACGGTGGCGAAGGAACAGGTGGAGAGGACGAAGGTGGTGGCACGGATTTGGAACATGATCCGAACGAGACGATGGAAGATTACGAGGCAGCTTTGGACACGGAAAC GTCGGAAAAGAGCGAAGACATGAATACTCACGCGAAAGTACGGCTGAATATAGAAGAGTCCGACGAAGAggtggaggaagaagaggaagtcgAACAAAACGAGATGCACG ACGACGGTACGGAACAAGGTGTGTCAGCCAGACCACGGAGAATGTCCGAGTTCAATATGGCCACGAAAAGGCAACCGATTCCCCCTGCAtcggcatttttcattttctcacaAACGAACAG GATTCGCGTGTTCTGTCATTGGCTCTGCAATCATAGTTATTTTGGCAACGTGATTCTCGTTTGTATCATGATATCATCGGCAATGTTGGCCGCCGAAGATCCGCTGAGCGCTTCGTCTTATAGAAATCAG ATATTACTGAATTTCGACTATTTTTTCACCACAGTGTTTACGATCGAGATTTGGTTGAAAATGATCTCGTACGGTTTTATCATACACGACGGCGCTTTCTGTCGATCGGCGTTTAATTTGCTCGACCTGTTGGTCGTTTGCTCTTCTCTCATTTCTATGTCTTTCAG TTCCGGTGCATTTTCCGTAGTGAAGGTGCTTCGTGTGTTGCGCGTTCTCAGACCTCTGCGTGCCATCAATCGTGCCAAGGGATTAAAG GGTAAATTTTTCTTATGTACCGATGCATCGAAAATGACGAAGGACGAGTGTCA GGGTACATACCTCGAATTTGAGAACGGTAACATTAATAAACCGGTGATGAAGGAGAGAAGTTGGTGCCAGAATCGTTTCCACTTCGACGACGTGGCGAAAGCGATGCTCACCCTTTTTACCGTATCAACGTTCGAAGGCTGGCCTTC ATTGCTAGACGTGTCGATCGACTCTAACAAGGAGGATCACGGACCAATTCATAATTTTCGGCCGATAGTCGCCGCGTACTACATCATTTACATCATTATCATAGCATTCTTCATGGTCAACATCTTCGTTGGTTTCGTTATTGTCACTTTCCAGAATGAGGGTGAGCAAGAGTACAAAAACTGCGAGCTCGATAAGAATCAG CGGAATTGCATCGAGTTCGCGTTAAAGGCTAAACCAGTGCGACGATACATACCGAAGCATCGAATACAGTACAAAGTATGGTGGTTCGTCACCTCACAACCGTTCGAGTATACAATTTTCACTCTGATCATGATCAATACCGTCACGCTGGCAATGAAGTTCTACCGGCAACCGGAAATCTACACGGAAGCGTTGGATGTTCTCAACATGATCTTCACCGCTGTCTTTGCCCTCGAATTCATCTTCAAACTTGCGGCATTTCGATTTAAG AATTACTTTGGCGATGCTTGGAACGTGTTCGATTTTATCATCGTGCTTGGAAGCTTCATCGATATCGTTTACTCGGAAGTGAAC CCCGGCTCGACCATCATTTCCATCAACTTCTTTCGACTATTCCGCGTGATGCGATTGGTCAAGTTGCTGAGCAGAGGGGAAGGTATCAGAACGCTACTCTGGACGTTTATCAAATCCTTTCAAGCTCTGCCCTACGTAGCCCTTCTCATCATAATGTTGTTCTTCATTTACGCTGTGATAGGAATGCAG GTATTTGGAAAAATTGCAATCGACGACGACACGTCGATAGACCGAAACAATAACTTCCAGTCGTTTCCGCAAGCGGTGTTGGTATTATTTCGATCGGCTACAG GAGAGGCTTGGCAAGAGATTATGATGGACTGTTCGGCGCAACCGGGCAAAGTGATGTGCGATCCGAATAGCGATGAATTCAACAACCAAAATGGCTGTGGATCCGACATTGCATTTCCCTACTTTATATCTTTCTACGTTTTATGCTCTTTCCTT ATCATCAATCTCTTCGTCGCCGTGATCATGGACAATTTCGATTACTTGACGAGGGATTGGTCGATCCTGGGTCCGCATCATTTGGACGAGTTTATTCGTCTCTGGTCCGAGTACGATCCTGACGCGAAAGGTCGCATCAAGCACCTGGACGTGGTCACACTGCTGAGAAAGATATCACCGCCTTTAGGTTTCGGTAAACTCTGCCCTCATCGTGTCGCGTGCAAA AGGCTGGTCTCGATGAACATGCCGTTGAACAGCGACGGCACGGTTTTGTTCAACGCGACCCTGTTCGCCGTGGTGAGAACTTCGCTGCGAATCAAAACCGAGGGTAACATCGACGATGCGAACTCCGAGCTCAGAGAAGTGATCAAAAAGATCTGGAAAAGGACCAGCCCGAAACTGTTGGATCAAGTGGTGCCACCGCCAGGAGGCGACGACGAAGTAACCGTTGGTAAATTCTACGCGACCTTCCTGATCCAGGACTACTTCCGAAGATTCAAGAAGCGCAAGGAGCAAGAGATGAAAGACGGCGATAAAGAGTGTCACAACACGGTTACGCTTCAG GCCGGACTGAGAACCTTGCACGAAGCTGGACCCGAGTTAAAGAGAGCCATTTCTGGGAACTTGGAAGAACTTTTGGACGACAATCCGGAGCCTATGCACAGG AGAAATCATTCGCTGTTTGGAAGCGTGTGGTCGAGCATGAGAAAGGGACATCACAGTTTCAATCGAGCTAGGTCGTTGAAAGTAAATTCAACGACTAAG GCGTCTCCGACGAATTCCATCGATTTCCTGCCGTACTCGTCGCTTCAGAGAACAGGCGGTCCCGACGCACCGAACCAAATAACCGCGAGGTCTCATCAAGTTGTGCCAAACGTAGCGGG TGGGCTAAGCGACAGCGCGATGAATCAAATGGGAATCGATGCGAAGCTCACGGGCATAGAGGAGAATATTCCTCTGAGACCGTTGGCCGGGTTCGGGAATCCCGTCCAGCAACAATCAACCACCTATCATCCCTCTTACAAAGTGGTCGA TGTTCAGGACGGAATCGAGCGGCAGCTGACCCCACCAACGCCACCGCCAAGAAGGAACCCACCCTTGTCCGCCGAACCAGCCATCGTACTACTATCGTCCAGCAAGTCCGCCAGCGCAACGCCGTCGATCGCCACGTGCACCAACACCTCGACTGCCACCACCAGCCCGAGTTCCAACGGCACCTCTTCCTCCAATGGGACCCGCTGTTATTATTCCTACGCCACTCGGCCTTGCTGCGTCGATTGTGCCGTCTGGAGTAATCACG CAGCCATAGATCGCGAGGACGGTGATTCGTCAGCGGGAAGCGAGTTCAGCGAGTCGGATGGGTCAAGAGGGTCGGAAGGATCCGAAGAAATAGGATCGGATGAGGGAGAAGAGGTTGGAGCTGGAGGAGGCAGAGGTGAAGGAGGTGAAGGAGGAGAGGGAGGAGGGTCAGGAGAGTCTAGCAGTTGGAGCGACTCGGAGAAATTAGGACGTCGAGGAGGATCCCTGAGGCAGGAGATTGGCGCGGCGTCTCGGTCTCGGGCTCGTGGTCGACGCGGATTGAGCTCGTTGGTCGGCAAGTCGGCGCCGTCGAGTTTCCGGAAACGTGACCCGAATGGCGGTGGACAATCGAGCAGCTCGACTACGTCCGCGAGTACCGGGTTCGCGCAAAGCGTCGCCAACGGGCTGAAACTAGCTCAGACACAGGCGATCGCCGTTGCCGGATTCCTCGCCGACGTCGACGATTCGCGCCACGATCGCGTCTGCGCCTCCTGTCTGTCGCATCGAGCTTACCAAGGCAGAG TGTCCTGGGCCGGAGAGAGTAACGGAAGCATCGGCGCAGAGCGCCTGTCCCACAGTTTGCCGGGCAGTCCTGCGGACCGGAAGCCTAACTTCGAGGTCATCGGAAGCGCCGAGAGTCTAGTCGGTCGG GTTCTGGTGGAACAAGGACTGGGCAAGTATTGCGACCCAGAGTTCGTCAGATACACGTCGCGAGAGATGCAAGAAGCGCTGGACATGACGCGCGAAGAGATGGATCGAGCTGCTCATCAGTTGCTTCTGCAAGAACGTCGAGGACAACCGCTTTCCTACCAGTTACAGCAAGGACCGGAGCAACCGTGGACTTTACCGGGCTACCAACAGATGCAACCGTCGACAGGTATCGGTTATCAACCGCTACAGGAGCAACAACCTACTACTGGTTCGCGACAGTACCGACCATATTATCGAGGCGCCGGCGCCAGCCCCGGCACCGCTACCGGTCAAGCGACACTCTCGGATCCAGCCACGCAACAACAGCAACCTCCACCATCTTAG